A single window of Sphingobacteriales bacterium DNA harbors:
- a CDS encoding EamA family transporter, protein MIYILLSIICATSLVVILRLFSNYKIDTTYGIVWNYLVCCIVGTLLMNDRTAQIVQFIHWEKAYIPLLLGLAFYLIFSLVGKSTTSVGVAITGIAFKLSFVIPVFFAFFLYDDKITFYKIFGIILAIVAIYFISFDDANETNKAHKNDYIFPIIIFVGGGLTDTVFNFIQKRIFIDGWEHVINVSIFFGAFILSFIFNFYKRELYQAKNIFGGIVLGIPNYGSLYFLLKALDASNLESSKIFPINNICIVCATAFAGIFIFSEKFNRKKLIGLGMAILSIIFIGIKN, encoded by the coding sequence ATGATTTATATTTTACTCAGTATTATATGTGCGACATCGTTAGTTGTTATATTACGTCTATTTTCAAATTATAAAATAGATACAACATATGGTATTGTGTGGAATTATTTAGTTTGTTGTATAGTTGGTACATTATTAATGAACGATAGAACTGCACAAATTGTACAATTTATACATTGGGAAAAAGCATATATACCATTACTCTTAGGCTTGGCATTTTATCTAATATTTTCATTAGTAGGAAAATCTACAACTTCTGTTGGTGTTGCAATTACTGGAATTGCCTTCAAGTTATCATTTGTTATTCCTGTGTTTTTTGCTTTCTTCTTATATGATGATAAAATTACATTTTACAAGATTTTTGGAATAATACTAGCCATTGTAGCAATATACTTTATATCGTTTGATGATGCGAATGAAACGAATAAAGCACATAAAAATGATTATATATTTCCTATAATTATTTTTGTTGGTGGTGGACTAACTGACACCGTTTTTAATTTCATCCAAAAAAGAATATTTATTGATGGATGGGAACATGTAATTAATGTTTCAATCTTCTTTGGTGCATTTATATTGAGTTTTATATTTAATTTTTATAAAAGAGAACTGTACCAAGCAAAAAACATTTTTGGTGGAATTGTATTAGGCATACCTAACTATGGTTCGTTGTATTTTTTGCTAAAAGCATTAGATGCATCAAACTTAGAATCTAGTAAAATATTTCCGATAAATAATATTTGCATTGTATGTGCTACTGCATTTGCTGGTATTTTTATTTTTAGCGAAAAATTCAATCGCAAGAAATTAATTGGGCTTGGCATGGCCATTTTATCAATCATTTTTATTGGAATAAAAAATTAA
- the surE gene encoding 5'/3'-nucleotidase SurE, which yields MQRPVILVSNDDSINAPGIKALVEVAKKFGDVVVVAPDSPQSGMGHAITIHEPLRLNKIGIFEDVEAYQCSGTPADCVKIAIDKILHRKPDLCISGINHGSNASINVIYSGTMSAAMEAAIDGIPAIGFSLLDFAFDADFTAAKHYAEIVIRELLNNGLPNACLLNVNIPKMSLQDIKGMRVCRQAVAKWEEEFDKRVDPNGSAYYWLTGKFENKDKGEDTDVWALDNGYVSIVPVQFDLTNYHGITFINNNWNIHE from the coding sequence ATGCAAAGACCAGTTATTTTAGTAAGCAACGATGATAGTATAAATGCACCAGGAATAAAAGCACTTGTAGAAGTAGCTAAAAAGTTTGGAGATGTTGTTGTGGTTGCACCAGATAGTCCACAATCAGGCATGGGACATGCAATTACTATACACGAGCCACTGCGTTTAAATAAAATAGGAATATTTGAAGATGTAGAAGCTTATCAATGTTCTGGTACACCAGCAGACTGTGTAAAAATTGCCATAGATAAAATACTTCATAGAAAACCAGATTTGTGCATCTCAGGTATTAACCATGGCTCAAATGCATCAATCAATGTAATATATTCAGGTACTATGTCAGCAGCAATGGAAGCAGCCATTGATGGTATACCAGCAATTGGTTTTTCATTATTAGACTTTGCTTTTGATGCAGATTTTACGGCAGCAAAACATTATGCAGAAATTGTAATTCGTGAATTATTAAATAATGGCTTGCCAAATGCATGTTTGTTAAATGTAAATATTCCCAAAATGTCATTGCAAGATATAAAAGGTATGCGTGTTTGCAGACAAGCAGTTGCAAAATGGGAAGAAGAGTTTGATAAAAGAGTTGATCCAAATGGTTCAGCGTACTATTGGCTTACTGGAAAATTCGAGAACAAAGATAAAGGAGAAGATACAGATGTTTGGGCATTAGACAATGGTTATGTATCTATTGTTCCAGTGCAATTTGATTTAACTAATTATCATGGAATTACGTTTATAAATAATAATTGGAACATACATGAATAA
- the pyrR gene encoding bifunctional pyr operon transcriptional regulator/uracil phosphoribosyltransferase PyrR: MHTLLFNQYQIDLIVNRLSRQVLEAKQVEEIILIGVQPRGVFLANRIHQIIENLTNTKIKYGTIDDTFHRDDFRRGKLVKVNETNIPFEIENKNIILIDDVLYTGRTIRAALDALLMYGRPKKIELLVLIDRRFNRELPIQPDYVGEAIDTIENTKVIVEWKSEENKEDKVLFVNEN, encoded by the coding sequence ATGCATACTTTGCTTTTTAATCAATATCAAATTGATTTAATAGTTAATCGATTAAGTAGGCAAGTATTGGAAGCTAAGCAAGTCGAAGAAATTATTCTTATTGGTGTACAACCACGTGGTGTTTTCCTTGCAAACAGAATCCATCAAATTATTGAAAATCTTACCAACACAAAGATTAAGTACGGAACTATTGATGATACATTTCATCGAGATGATTTTCGTAGAGGAAAATTAGTAAAAGTTAATGAAACAAATATTCCTTTTGAAATAGAAAATAAGAATATTATATTGATTGATGATGTATTGTACACAGGCAGAACAATACGTGCAGCATTAGATGCTTTGTTGATGTATGGAAGACCAAAAAAAATAGAACTATTAGTATTAATAGATAGAAGATTTAATCGCGAGTTGCCAATACAACCAGATTATGTTGGCGAAGCTATTGATACAATTGAGAATACGAAAGTAATTGTAGAGTGGAAATCTGAAGAGAATAAAGAAGATAAAGTATTGTTTGTAAATGAAAATTAA
- a CDS encoding GNAT family N-acetyltransferase, which translates to MTTIRVSTKQDIEQLAILFDEYRQFYAQQSNIEKAKSFLTERMDKNESVIFVAENNGKLIGFIQLYPTFSSVSMKRDIIMNDLYVYPEFRKNGFGKALLETAKEFCRENNCKGLWVETAIDNPARNLYEKLGWEKDVSFVHYYWQE; encoded by the coding sequence ATGACAACAATTAGAGTTTCTACAAAACAAGACATAGAGCAACTAGCTATACTTTTTGATGAGTACAGACAATTTTATGCTCAACAATCTAATATTGAAAAAGCAAAATCTTTTTTAACAGAAAGAATGGATAAAAATGAATCTGTAATTTTTGTTGCAGAAAATAATGGAAAGCTTATTGGTTTTATACAATTATATCCAACATTTTCTTCTGTTTCAATGAAAAGAGATATTATTATGAATGATTTATATGTTTATCCTGAGTTCAGAAAAAATGGATTTGGAAAAGCATTACTAGAAACAGCAAAAGAATTTTGTAGAGAAAATAACTGTAAAGGACTTTGGGTAGAAACTGCAATTGATAATCCAGCTAGAAATTTATATGAAAAATTAGGTTGGGAAAAAGATGTATCTTTTGTACACTACTATTGGCAAGAGTAA
- the ftsY gene encoding signal recognition particle-docking protein FtsY encodes MGIFDKIFKGKSKKTDVELLEAEQELNAGLEKTKQGFFSKISKAVAGKSEIDIEFLDELEEILISSDVSLPTTIKIIDRLEARVAKDKYINTKELNTILKHEIATILEENNTKDIIDFEQAITNQPQVIMVVGVNGVGKTTTIGKLAYQFKKLGKNVVLGAADTFRAAAVDQLTIWSDRVGVSIVKQAMGSDPAAVAFDAVQSGVAKNADVIIIDTAGRLHNKQGLMDELSKIKKVMSKVIPDAPHEVLLVLDASTGQNALEQAKHFSTATQVTALALTKLDGTAKGGIVLSIADELQIPIKYLGLGEKMEQLQTFNKLAFIETLFKE; translated from the coding sequence ATGGGAATATTTGATAAAATATTTAAAGGCAAATCAAAAAAAACTGATGTTGAGCTTCTTGAAGCAGAACAAGAGCTTAATGCTGGATTGGAAAAAACAAAACAAGGTTTTTTCTCAAAAATATCTAAGGCAGTAGCCGGAAAATCAGAGATAGATATTGAATTCCTAGATGAATTAGAAGAAATCTTAATTTCATCTGATGTAAGCTTGCCTACTACAATAAAAATCATTGATAGATTAGAAGCTAGAGTAGCAAAAGACAAATACATCAATACAAAAGAATTAAACACTATTTTAAAACACGAAATAGCAACAATTCTTGAAGAAAACAATACTAAAGACATTATAGATTTTGAGCAAGCTATTACAAACCAACCACAAGTAATAATGGTAGTTGGTGTAAATGGTGTAGGAAAAACTACTACCATTGGTAAATTAGCTTACCAGTTTAAAAAACTAGGCAAAAATGTGGTTTTAGGCGCAGCAGATACTTTTAGAGCAGCTGCCGTAGACCAACTTACAATTTGGAGCGACAGAGTTGGTGTATCCATAGTAAAACAAGCAATGGGTAGTGACCCAGCTGCAGTTGCATTTGATGCAGTGCAATCTGGAGTAGCCAAAAATGCTGATGTAATAATAATTGACACGGCTGGTCGTTTGCACAACAAACAAGGCTTGATGGACGAATTGAGTAAAATAAAAAAAGTAATGTCTAAAGTGATTCCTGATGCACCACATGAAGTACTTCTAGTCTTAGATGCTTCAACTGGTCAAAACGCATTAGAGCAAGCAAAACATTTTTCTACCGCAACACAAGTAACAGCATTAGCACTTACCAAATTAGATGGTACAGCAAAAGGTGGCATTGTATTAAGTATTGCTGATGAATTACAAATACCTATAAAATATTTAGGATTAGGAGAAAAAATGGAACAATTGCAAACTTTTAATAAATTAGCATTTATTGAAACCTTATTTAAAGAATAA
- a CDS encoding DUF4295 family protein has translation MAKVSKNAKVDRGKNIGESKNMVKIIKAVKSDKSGAYTFKEKIVHKDLLQQTLKDL, from the coding sequence ATGGCAAAGGTATCCAAAAACGCCAAAGTTGACAGAGGTAAAAATATTGGCGAATCAAAAAACATGGTAAAAATAATAAAAGCTGTAAAGTCTGATAAAAGTGGCGCTTATACTTTTAAAGAAAAAATCGTTCACAAAGATTTACTTCAACAAACTTTAAAAGATTTATAG
- the rpmG gene encoding 50S ribosomal protein L33: protein MAKKKGNRIQVILECTEHKASGMPGISRYITKKNRKNTPERIELKKFNPILKKVTVHKEIK from the coding sequence ATGGCAAAGAAGAAAGGCAATAGAATACAAGTAATATTAGAATGCACTGAGCATAAAGCATCAGGAATGCCTGGTATTTCTAGATATATTACAAAGAAAAATAGAAAAAACACTCCAGAAAGAATTGAGTTGAAAAAATTCAATCCTATTTTGAAAAAAGTAACTGTTCATAAAGAAATAAAATAA
- the rpmB gene encoding 50S ribosomal protein L28 yields the protein MARFCDLTGKGPISGNKVSHSNIKTKRRFLPNLQKKAFYIPEVDRWIDLKVSTSAIRTINKKGIYAYLKELQKKGEIQIGL from the coding sequence ATGGCACGTTTTTGCGATTTAACAGGAAAAGGACCAATCTCAGGAAATAAAGTATCTCACTCTAATATTAAAACAAAGAGAAGATTTTTACCAAACTTACAGAAAAAAGCTTTTTACATTCCTGAAGTAGACAGATGGATAGACTTAAAAGTATCTACATCTGCAATTAGAACAATTAATAAAAAAGGTATTTACGCATACTTAAAAGAATTACAAAAAAAAGGCGAAATACAAATAGGTTTATAA
- a CDS encoding SCP2 sterol-binding domain-containing protein has translation MTAKEIMYDLPNRFKAEEAASETGVFHFQLSGENGGDYTVQVANGVCTVSDGLNGEADCVISSEASDFEDAELGRVNKQMSVMMGKIKISNLGAMLKFIGMFRDIEAA, from the coding sequence ATGACAGCAAAAGAAATTATGTACGATTTGCCTAATAGATTTAAGGCAGAAGAAGCCGCAAGTGAAACTGGAGTTTTTCATTTCCAATTAAGCGGAGAAAACGGTGGTGATTATACGGTACAAGTTGCAAATGGCGTTTGCACGGTATCTGATGGATTAAATGGAGAAGCAGATTGTGTTATTTCATCTGAAGCATCAGATTTTGAAGATGCTGAATTAGGAAGAGTAAACAAGCAAATGTCTGTAATGATGGGAAAAATAAAAATAAGCAACCTTGGTGCAATGCTTAAATTTATTGGAATGTTTAGAGATATAGAAGCTGCATAA
- a CDS encoding acyl-CoA carboxylase subunit beta, translating to MQIKSKININSAAYKENYQKMLEKIDVLQKHLQKSLFQGEDKHKERAKAKGKLLARERIEMLLDIDSPFLELCPLAGLDVKGGFGTGGTMVAGIGLVSSKICIVTANVGTNKGGAIDIATLQKALRINEIGKENNLPSINLVESAGANLPDQAKIFNLGGNNFKEITKRSKAGIPTISIVFGNSTAGGAYIPGMSDYTIFVKNQAKVFLAGPPLVKMATNEVVDDETLGGADMHAKISGVADYLANNELDGIRIARELMSNLSTVENTSEINTKNFEEPKYNIDELLGIISVDLKMPFDCREVIARIVDGSEFHEFKKEYGTTLICGFAKIHGYPIAIISNNGVLFNDSSNKGAHFIQLCNMNNTPILFLQNITGFMVGKQYEQSGIIKDGAKMINAVSNSEVPMFTIMMAASYGAGNYATCGRAYNPRFLFSYPNSMIAVMGSEQLAGVMQMVAKEGAIKSGKEWDENQAAQMKEFMKAEIEKQSNAFFATGQLWDDGIIDPRDTRNVMGLVLSLTYMNEVKGTNAWGVYRM from the coding sequence ATGCAAATTAAATCTAAAATAAATATCAATTCTGCTGCTTATAAGGAGAATTACCAGAAAATGTTAGAAAAAATAGATGTTTTACAAAAACATTTGCAGAAATCTTTATTTCAAGGGGAAGATAAGCACAAAGAAAGAGCAAAAGCTAAAGGAAAATTATTAGCAAGAGAAAGAATAGAAATGCTTTTAGATATAGATTCACCATTTTTAGAATTATGTCCATTAGCAGGATTAGATGTGAAAGGTGGCTTTGGTACAGGTGGAACTATGGTAGCTGGAATTGGATTGGTATCTAGTAAAATATGTATTGTAACTGCAAATGTAGGAACGAATAAAGGCGGCGCAATTGATATTGCCACATTACAAAAAGCACTTAGAATAAATGAAATTGGCAAAGAAAACAATTTACCATCCATTAACTTAGTAGAAAGTGCTGGTGCAAATTTACCAGACCAAGCTAAAATATTTAATTTAGGTGGTAATAATTTTAAAGAAATTACAAAACGTTCAAAGGCTGGAATACCAACTATCTCAATAGTTTTTGGAAATTCAACAGCTGGTGGTGCTTATATTCCAGGCATGTCAGATTATACAATATTTGTAAAGAATCAGGCAAAGGTTTTTTTAGCTGGTCCACCTTTAGTAAAAATGGCAACAAATGAAGTTGTAGATGACGAAACATTAGGTGGCGCAGATATGCATGCAAAAATTTCAGGAGTTGCAGACTATTTAGCAAATAATGAATTAGATGGAATTCGAATTGCGCGTGAGTTAATGAGTAATTTAAGTACAGTAGAAAATACATCAGAAATTAATACTAAAAATTTCGAAGAACCAAAATATAACATCGATGAATTATTAGGCATTATTTCTGTTGATCTCAAAATGCCTTTTGATTGCAGAGAAGTGATTGCAAGAATTGTTGACGGTTCTGAGTTTCATGAATTTAAAAAAGAATATGGTACTACATTAATTTGTGGCTTTGCAAAAATTCATGGTTATCCAATTGCAATTATTTCTAATAATGGTGTTTTGTTTAATGACTCATCAAACAAAGGAGCACATTTTATTCAACTATGTAATATGAATAATACACCAATATTGTTTTTGCAAAATATTACAGGTTTTATGGTTGGTAAGCAATACGAACAATCTGGCATAATAAAAGATGGTGCAAAAATGATAAATGCTGTGTCAAATTCTGAAGTGCCTATGTTCACCATAATGATGGCAGCAAGCTATGGTGCAGGCAACTATGCAACGTGTGGTAGAGCATATAATCCAAGATTCTTGTTTTCTTATCCAAATTCTATGATTGCAGTAATGGGTAGCGAACAATTGGCTGGTGTGATGCAAATGGTAGCCAAAGAAGGTGCTATAAAAAGTGGCAAAGAATGGGACGAAAATCAAGCAGCACAAATGAAAGAATTTATGAAAGCAGAAATTGAAAAGCAAAGCAATGCATTTTTTGCAACTGGACAGTTGTGGGATGATGGTATTATTGATCCAAGAGATACTAGAAATGTAATGGGTTTGGTGCTTTCATTAACATACATGAATGAAGTAAAAGGTACAAATGCGTGGGGCGTTTATAGAATGTAA
- the arsC gene encoding arsenate reductase (glutaredoxin) (This arsenate reductase requires both glutathione and glutaredoxin to convert arsenate to arsenite, after which the efflux transporter formed by ArsA and ArsB can extrude the arsenite from the cell, providing resistance.) — translation MITIYHNPKCGKSRNALKFLEESGQQIEVVEYLKNTPAKEELKSVIQKLGIKAHDLIRVKEEIYKEKYKGKILSDDEWIDVLVENPILIERPIVINKNKAVIAREEGKIETII, via the coding sequence ATGATTACAATATACCATAATCCAAAATGCGGGAAAAGTAGAAACGCATTAAAATTTTTAGAAGAATCTGGACAGCAAATAGAAGTTGTTGAATACTTGAAAAATACACCAGCTAAGGAAGAACTAAAATCTGTTATTCAAAAATTGGGAATTAAAGCACATGATTTAATTAGAGTAAAAGAAGAAATCTATAAAGAAAAATACAAAGGCAAAATATTGTCTGATGATGAATGGATAGATGTGTTAGTAGAAAATCCTATTTTGATAGAAAGACCAATTGTAATAAATAAAAATAAGGCTGTTATTGCTAGAGAAGAAGGAAAAATAGAAACTATTATTTAG
- a CDS encoding carboxypeptidase-like regulatory domain-containing protein gives MKQKKYFYLFLIILLYVNNTYSKELVQFSGYIKDVESFAPVPYAAIYIKDKNRGTISGSDGYFNFVIAKGDTIIVKSLGFKTYTVVVPIDIEGSTYSKEINLEQDAVMLKGVTIRPLPEPHQLRYAMLNLDIPDNLAELAQQTIANSIINDDFERSTNYDGAENYNAYAKQQATYYYNRFGNQRPGISLTDPFAWAGFIKKIKENKKAKKK, from the coding sequence ATGAAACAAAAAAAATATTTTTATTTATTTTTAATAATACTATTATATGTCAATAATACATATTCTAAAGAGTTAGTTCAATTCTCTGGTTATATTAAAGATGTAGAAAGTTTTGCTCCAGTACCATATGCAGCAATATATATTAAAGATAAAAACAGAGGAACTATAAGTGGTTCTGATGGATATTTTAACTTTGTTATTGCAAAAGGTGATACTATTATTGTAAAATCATTAGGTTTCAAAACATATACGGTAGTAGTTCCTATAGATATTGAAGGTTCTACATACTCTAAAGAAATAAATCTAGAACAAGATGCTGTAATGCTAAAAGGTGTAACAATTAGACCACTACCTGAGCCACATCAACTTAGATATGCTATGCTTAATTTAGATATTCCTGATAATTTAGCTGAATTGGCACAACAAACAATTGCAAACTCTATTATAAATGATGATTTTGAGCGTAGTACAAATTATGATGGTGCAGAAAATTACAATGCGTATGCAAAACAACAAGCAACTTATTACTATAATAGATTTGGAAATCAACGTCCAGGAATTTCATTAACAGATCCATTTGCGTGGGCAGGATTTATCAAAAAAATCAAAGAAAATAAAAAAGCTAAGAAAAAATAA
- a CDS encoding penicillin acylase family protein, with protein sequence MAKNIIAFVLILLTIILIYFLNKPIGDAPAVGQFLSPTHGFWQNALSDDKVGYSFKIDCPSGNTATVVIDSFNIPHIFAESEADLFFTQGYVQAKYRLWQMEFQTRFAEGRLCEIVGDKALEIDRYNRRIGIARAAKISVQELSKDEKSVAITNAFSDGVNQYIKELKNRKLPVEFKLLGYYPEEWTAYKSALLMKFMAFDLTYFDLDVEYTNALKLLGSEAFSVLYPDSPIPSDPIIPEGTKWNFKSVDSFKQNTTAFIADNMYPNPYKNNQAKKFIGSNNWAVAGSKTYSGKPILCSDPHLSLNLPSIWFAMQLQTNDLNVMGVTIPGAPGIIIGFNDSIAWGVTNASRDVINTYQVQYNNDKSKYKFGNSYKNFTYQIDTIKIRGQKDFIDSVKLTVVGAVVYDNNFGAVKDKMHLAIYWRATESSNELLTFYNLNKSKNHQDYLNALNTFGCPGQNFVYADVNNNIAIKQQGHFMLRTNSSQGKYVEQLENANLNQLKSSIPNTQNPYILNPTRGFVSSANQKPVGSGYPYATSGQYENYRNRVINTSLTEMKNIKPKDLMKLQGNNLSLLAKETLPFMLSYLDTVRLKDSISLKIISTFEKWDYMANANYNSPSYFYNWFDNIIKLTYDEFDKKNVSFAIPETYVLSSLLVNNPNYFIFDIKSTSTVETAREIVNLAFEQTKKYFIEFAKTHKKGDWQEYKNTTVEHMAKIDAFSTSKVPIGGYHNIVNATSDKWGASWRMVVDFAGGKPKAYGIYPGGQSGNPASAYYNNMIPIWAANEYYELNFFSSKKEALNSVKK encoded by the coding sequence ATGGCTAAAAACATAATAGCGTTCGTTTTAATTCTACTTACTATTATCTTAATATACTTTCTAAATAAACCAATTGGTGATGCGCCAGCTGTTGGGCAATTTTTGTCTCCAACACATGGTTTTTGGCAAAATGCATTATCTGATGATAAAGTTGGTTATAGTTTTAAGATAGATTGTCCAAGTGGAAATACAGCTACAGTAGTAATTGATAGTTTTAATATACCACATATTTTTGCTGAAAGCGAAGCAGATTTGTTTTTTACTCAAGGTTATGTTCAAGCAAAATACAGATTGTGGCAAATGGAATTTCAGACAAGATTTGCAGAAGGCAGATTGTGTGAAATTGTTGGAGATAAAGCATTAGAAATTGATAGATACAATAGAAGAATAGGCATTGCAAGAGCAGCAAAAATATCCGTTCAAGAACTTTCAAAAGATGAAAAGAGTGTTGCTATTACAAATGCATTTAGTGATGGCGTTAATCAATATATTAAGGAATTAAAAAATAGAAAACTACCAGTTGAATTTAAATTATTAGGATATTATCCAGAAGAATGGACAGCTTACAAATCGGCATTGTTAATGAAATTTATGGCTTTCGATCTTACCTATTTTGATTTAGATGTAGAATACACAAATGCATTAAAATTATTAGGTAGTGAAGCTTTTAGTGTTTTATATCCAGATTCTCCAATACCATCCGATCCAATAATTCCAGAAGGCACAAAATGGAATTTTAAAAGTGTAGATTCATTCAAACAAAATACAACAGCATTTATTGCTGATAATATGTATCCAAATCCATATAAAAATAATCAAGCAAAGAAATTTATAGGAAGTAATAATTGGGCAGTTGCAGGCAGTAAAACTTACAGTGGAAAACCAATTTTATGTAGCGATCCACATTTGTCATTAAACTTACCATCTATTTGGTTTGCAATGCAATTACAAACTAATGATTTGAATGTGATGGGTGTTACCATTCCTGGTGCACCTGGAATCATCATTGGCTTTAATGATAGCATTGCTTGGGGCGTTACCAATGCATCAAGAGATGTTATCAATACATATCAAGTGCAATATAATAATGATAAAAGCAAATATAAATTTGGAAATAGTTATAAAAACTTCACTTATCAAATTGATACAATAAAAATAAGAGGACAAAAAGATTTTATAGATTCTGTGAAGCTAACAGTAGTTGGTGCAGTTGTTTACGATAATAATTTTGGTGCAGTAAAAGATAAAATGCATTTAGCTATTTATTGGAGAGCAACAGAGTCATCTAATGAACTACTAACATTTTATAATTTAAATAAATCAAAAAATCATCAAGATTATCTAAATGCACTAAATACATTTGGTTGTCCAGGACAGAATTTTGTTTATGCTGATGTAAATAACAATATAGCAATCAAGCAACAAGGACACTTTATGTTACGTACAAATTCAAGTCAAGGTAAGTATGTTGAACAGCTAGAAAATGCAAATCTCAATCAACTAAAATCATCGATACCAAATACACAAAATCCTTATATTCTAAATCCAACACGTGGATTTGTTTCAAGTGCCAATCAAAAACCAGTTGGTTCTGGCTATCCATATGCTACATCAGGACAATATGAAAATTATAGAAATAGAGTGATAAATACTTCATTAACAGAAATGAAGAATATAAAACCTAAAGATTTAATGAAATTGCAAGGCAACAATTTAAGTTTGTTGGCAAAAGAAACATTACCATTTATGTTATCATATTTAGATACAGTAAGACTTAAAGATTCAATATCATTAAAAATTATTTCAACTTTTGAAAAATGGGATTACATGGCCAATGCAAATTATAATAGTCCAAGTTATTTCTACAATTGGTTTGATAATATTATAAAACTTACATATGATGAATTTGATAAGAAGAATGTAAGCTTTGCAATTCCAGAAACTTATGTGCTTTCAAGTTTATTAGTAAATAATCCAAACTATTTTATTTTTGATATAAAATCTACATCAACAGTAGAAACCGCAAGAGAAATTGTAAACTTGGCATTTGAGCAAACTAAAAAGTATTTTATAGAATTTGCCAAAACACACAAAAAAGGCGATTGGCAAGAATATAAAAATACTACAGTTGAACACATGGCAAAAATAGATGCATTTAGCACAAGTAAAGTACCAATTGGTGGCTATCACAATATTGTAAATGCCACATCAGACAAATGGGGCGCATCTTGGCGTATGGTTGTAGATTTTGCTGGTGGCAAACCAAAAGCTTATGGCATTTATCCAGGTGGACAAAGTGGAAATCCTGCAAGTGCATATTACAATAATATGATTCCTATTTGGGCAGCAAATGAGTATTATGAACTAAATTTCTTTTCATCTAAAAAAGAAGCATTAAATTCTGTAAAAAAATAA
- the thiE gene encoding thiamine phosphate synthase gives MIEKFHYLTQDIEHFSHQELIELACINGIQSIQLRVKNKTITEYLSIARDARTITSKYNVTLIINDNVDIALDVDADGVHLGLNDMPIVQARKILGNDKIIGATANNIENIRNAYIDGANYIGLGPYQFTSTKQNLSSIIGIDGYKNILDQMKIEKIDIPIIAIGGIKVEDVEKILATGVYGIAISSALHYNQFFESNLEKFKAIKQLDI, from the coding sequence ATGATTGAAAAATTTCATTATCTAACTCAAGATATTGAACATTTTAGTCATCAAGAGTTGATAGAATTAGCTTGTATAAATGGTATACAATCAATACAATTAAGAGTAAAAAATAAAACTATTACTGAATATCTTTCAATTGCTCGTGATGCAAGAACAATTACAAGCAAATACAATGTTACACTGATTATAAATGACAATGTAGATATTGCCTTGGATGTTGATGCTGATGGTGTACATCTTGGGTTGAATGATATGCCTATTGTACAAGCAAGAAAAATTCTTGGAAATGATAAGATAATTGGTGCAACAGCGAATAATATTGAAAATATTAGAAATGCATACATTGATGGTGCAAATTATATTGGATTAGGTCCATATCAATTTACATCTACTAAACAAAACCTAAGTAGCATAATTGGAATTGATGGATATAAGAATATATTAGACCAAATGAAAATTGAAAAAATAGACATTCCAATAATTGCAATAGGTGGAATAAAAGTTGAAGATGTAGAAAAAATATTAGCAACAGGCGTTTATGGAATTGCTATATCATCAGCATTACATTACAATCAATTTTTTGAATCTAACTTAGAAAAATTTAAAGCAATAAAACAATTAGATATTTAA